One genomic segment of Paenibacillus xylanexedens includes these proteins:
- a CDS encoding ABC transporter ATP-binding protein, whose protein sequence is MIQINNVKKTYAAEVEIGPLNIHIPKAGLTSLIGPNGAGKSTTLLMIGRLLDLDEGQIKVANMDVSTSKSRDLAKIVTVLRQENHFVTRLTVRQLAGFGRFPYSKGRLTDEDEAIISKYIDFLDLTDLENRYLDELSGGQRQRAYVAMVLCQETEYVLLDEPLNNLDVACSVRMMEHLRYAANEFGRTILTVMHDINFAAKYSDRICAMKDGQIAAFGTVEEVMDPAILTDIFETKIEIIDGPYGPIAIY, encoded by the coding sequence ATGATACAGATCAATAATGTCAAAAAAACCTATGCAGCCGAGGTAGAGATTGGCCCTTTGAATATTCATATACCCAAAGCCGGTCTTACTTCTTTAATTGGACCCAACGGTGCGGGGAAATCTACGACACTTCTGATGATCGGGAGACTTTTGGATTTGGACGAAGGTCAGATCAAGGTTGCCAATATGGATGTTTCCACTTCCAAATCAAGGGACCTGGCCAAGATTGTAACGGTTTTACGACAAGAGAATCATTTTGTCACAAGGCTTACCGTTAGACAACTTGCTGGATTCGGACGGTTTCCTTATTCTAAGGGAAGATTAACGGATGAGGATGAAGCTATTATTTCTAAATATATTGATTTTCTAGACTTAACTGATCTGGAAAATAGATACTTAGATGAGCTTTCTGGTGGTCAAAGGCAAAGAGCTTATGTCGCAATGGTTTTGTGTCAGGAGACGGAATATGTACTTTTGGACGAGCCTTTGAACAATCTGGATGTTGCGTGTTCTGTTCGGATGATGGAGCATTTGAGATATGCCGCTAATGAATTCGGAAGAACCATTCTGACGGTTATGCATGATATCAATTTTGCCGCCAAATATTCGGATCGAATATGTGCCATGAAAGATGGTCAAATCGCCGCTTTTGGAACCGTAGAAGAAGTGATGGACCCCGCAATTTTAACAGATATTTTTGAAACGAAAATTGAAATTATCGATGGTCCGTATGGACCGATAGCGATCTATTAG
- a CDS encoding DUF1963 domain-containing protein gives MTERIPCIREECANTILPATALKTGGYCMPCKQEMEREERQRYIEANRRDVNLYAGITDPVEILKIMHKPQVRDPLIRYTPYEQSEEQVYLSLSVEQQDQMKDYAMQRIRTGDEDTGKDILVYLVCYHDISLTVEIPELLEQEIYYPAILYKSASGEVRDHLLQQVNTDDENRNHILLMLAHIGDDVVVQQFRQWRQSPPSWANELYVAPEHYTTEAGWELTKDGQRRELFITPSYSLYKEKENEGPNVELSGSSLSMLNPSTNCCPWCGNALTTLISLDVKHPALNDVSWHAQQLQIRTCVICSSYGVVYMEMDAGGEPLWSSHNVMPAGMDEIDLDDYGKLAPDVGQQFGIANASRHAFHASEWAMEPSLSQVGGHPGWVQDAEYPTCPRCSTRMKAVAQLDWGEVEKYGEGMYYMFICEPCQMTAVSYQQS, from the coding sequence ATGACAGAACGAATTCCGTGTATACGAGAAGAGTGTGCAAATACCATTTTACCAGCAACAGCGTTGAAAACGGGTGGTTATTGCATGCCTTGCAAGCAGGAGATGGAACGCGAGGAGCGTCAGAGATACATTGAAGCGAATCGACGTGACGTGAACTTGTATGCAGGTATCACAGACCCGGTCGAAATTTTGAAAATCATGCACAAACCTCAGGTTCGCGATCCACTAATTCGTTATACGCCCTATGAACAATCCGAGGAACAGGTATATCTATCTTTGTCTGTAGAGCAACAAGATCAGATGAAGGATTACGCGATGCAACGGATTCGTACAGGTGATGAAGATACGGGCAAAGACATTCTGGTATATCTGGTCTGCTACCATGATATATCGTTGACTGTCGAAATTCCTGAGCTGCTGGAACAGGAGATCTATTATCCTGCCATTTTGTATAAAAGTGCCTCGGGTGAGGTTCGTGATCATCTCTTGCAGCAGGTGAATACCGATGATGAGAATCGGAACCACATATTGCTCATGCTGGCCCATATCGGAGATGATGTTGTCGTGCAGCAGTTCCGGCAGTGGAGACAATCTCCTCCATCTTGGGCGAACGAGTTATACGTGGCACCTGAGCATTACACCACTGAAGCTGGTTGGGAGCTTACAAAAGACGGGCAGCGCAGGGAATTATTCATCACCCCAAGTTATTCACTCTATAAAGAAAAAGAGAATGAAGGACCTAACGTGGAGTTAAGCGGAAGTTCACTATCGATGCTGAACCCTAGCACCAATTGCTGTCCATGGTGTGGCAATGCGTTAACCACCTTAATTAGTCTGGATGTTAAGCATCCAGCATTGAATGACGTTTCTTGGCATGCTCAGCAACTTCAGATACGGACTTGCGTGATATGCAGCAGTTACGGTGTGGTTTACATGGAGATGGACGCGGGAGGGGAACCGTTATGGAGTTCACATAATGTCATGCCTGCGGGAATGGACGAGATTGACCTGGACGACTATGGTAAACTTGCACCGGATGTTGGCCAGCAGTTTGGGATTGCGAATGCATCACGTCATGCATTCCATGCCAGTGAGTGGGCGATGGAGCCATCGTTATCTCAGGTCGGCGGCCATCCGGGATGGGTTCAAGATGCGGAGTACCCAACATGTCCACGCTGTTCCACGAGAATGAAGGCTGTCGCACAACTGGACTGGGGCGAGGTTGAGAAATATGGTGAGGGTATGTATTACATGTTCATATGTGAGCCATGTCAGATGACCGCCGTATCGTACCAGCAATCTTGA
- a CDS encoding IS110 family transposase produces the protein MKSTTKFIGLDVSKEKISVAIADEGKDKPRYYGTIAHAPAALRKLIKELGPASSLSFCYEAGPTGYETYRWIESMGAHCVVIAPSLIPKRSGDHVKTDRRDAEQLARLFRAGELTPIYVPAREDEALRELVRARESAKEDAHRARQRVLKFLLRHQIHPPEQLKRRWTKKYRVWLGQLTFPNAPMQIAFTEYLHAMDEIEQRIGRLEKALIEEAATSSKADLIQILQSLRGIGFLTAITLAAEIGSFARFRSPAQLMAYLGLVPREHSSGVRTQRGSLTKAGNGRLRRTLIESAWSYRHRPAIKGDLARRLEGLPADIQLISWKAQERLHRKFRRLVYGLNKHKNVAVTAVARELTGFIWAIARTLELPNAQ, from the coding sequence ATGAAGTCTACCACAAAATTCATTGGTTTAGATGTATCCAAAGAAAAAATTTCTGTCGCTATTGCTGACGAGGGTAAAGACAAGCCGCGGTATTACGGTACCATTGCTCATGCGCCTGCTGCCTTACGCAAACTCATCAAAGAGTTGGGTCCGGCAAGCTCCCTCTCGTTTTGTTATGAGGCCGGTCCTACAGGATACGAAACCTACCGCTGGATCGAATCCATGGGGGCCCATTGTGTCGTCATTGCCCCTTCACTCATCCCCAAACGCTCCGGCGATCACGTGAAAACCGATCGACGGGATGCCGAGCAACTGGCACGTCTGTTCCGTGCAGGCGAGCTTACGCCGATTTACGTTCCAGCACGTGAAGATGAGGCGCTTCGTGAATTGGTTCGGGCACGCGAATCGGCAAAAGAAGATGCTCACCGGGCTCGTCAACGCGTGCTCAAATTTTTATTGCGTCACCAGATCCATCCGCCTGAACAACTCAAACGTCGCTGGACGAAAAAATATCGCGTATGGCTTGGACAACTGACCTTCCCGAATGCGCCTATGCAGATTGCGTTTACAGAGTACCTTCATGCCATGGACGAGATCGAGCAACGCATCGGTCGACTGGAAAAAGCCTTGATTGAAGAGGCAGCGACCAGTTCCAAAGCCGATTTGATTCAGATTTTACAGTCTCTGCGTGGCATTGGATTTCTCACGGCCATCACGCTTGCTGCGGAGATCGGTTCCTTTGCCCGGTTCCGTTCTCCTGCTCAGCTCATGGCTTACTTAGGCCTAGTTCCGCGTGAGCATTCGTCTGGAGTCCGTACCCAACGAGGCTCGCTCACCAAAGCGGGAAATGGACGATTGCGTCGCACCTTGATTGAATCGGCATGGAGTTACCGCCATCGGCCTGCGATTAAAGGGGACTTGGCCCGCCGTTTGGAAGGTCTGCCTGCGGACATACAGCTCATTTCATGGAAAGCCCAGGAACGGCTGCACCGAAAATTCCGCCGTTTAGTTTATGGATTAAACAAACACAAAAATGTCGCGGTCACCGCGGTGGCCAGGGAACTGACCGGGTTCATTTGGGCGATCGCCCGAACGTTGGAGCTACCGAACGCTCAGTAA
- a CDS encoding DUF1801 domain-containing protein has product MTKNAEVTAFIEQIQIPWQIQVAEQLRQLVHDTIPDVQERVQYKKPHFLKNGKYAAVISPSKQAMSFTIFHATGLDLPDGIFEGPEERKTIKLKEKDTPDYEWLAGLLKQASAEL; this is encoded by the coding sequence ATGACCAAGAATGCAGAAGTTACTGCGTTTATTGAACAGATTCAGATCCCCTGGCAAATACAAGTCGCTGAACAATTGCGCCAGTTGGTGCATGATACCATCCCTGACGTACAAGAACGCGTGCAATACAAGAAACCTCATTTTTTGAAAAACGGAAAGTACGCTGCGGTCATCTCGCCTTCCAAACAAGCCATGTCTTTCACCATCTTTCATGCAACTGGACTCGATCTCCCCGATGGGATATTTGAAGGCCCGGAAGAACGAAAAACGATCAAACTCAAGGAAAAAGATACACCGGACTATGAATGGTTGGCTGGTTTGTTGAAGCAGGCATCTGCGGAATTGTAG
- a CDS encoding GNAT family N-acetyltransferase, translating into MTLTTDNLFYSKRLKMTPPRTEDVQTMLQWNEDPEYLRNVDTDLAIPYSEKQLEDEGETKNKEVYFRLRTHEEDTLIGFVVIHGIEWNNRCGQLAIGIGLAKHRNKGYGTEALNLILRYAFHEMNLDRVGLDVIAYNAKAIRSYEKVGFQLEGRARSAVYRDGKRYDRLMMGILRPEWETHNQIHTEGKQV; encoded by the coding sequence ATGACACTCACTACGGATAACCTGTTTTATAGCAAACGATTAAAGATGACGCCACCACGAACTGAAGACGTGCAGACCATGCTGCAATGGAACGAAGACCCGGAGTACCTTCGGAATGTGGATACTGATCTGGCCATTCCCTATTCGGAGAAACAGTTGGAGGATGAGGGCGAAACGAAGAACAAGGAAGTTTACTTCAGACTTCGCACGCATGAAGAGGATACGCTGATTGGTTTTGTCGTCATTCATGGCATTGAATGGAACAACCGCTGCGGACAGCTTGCCATTGGCATCGGACTTGCCAAACATCGCAACAAGGGATATGGCACGGAAGCGTTGAATCTTATTTTACGATATGCGTTCCATGAGATGAATCTGGACCGGGTTGGCCTCGATGTCATCGCCTACAATGCCAAAGCAATCCGTTCCTATGAGAAGGTTGGTTTTCAGTTGGAAGGTCGGGCACGCTCCGCTGTATATCGTGATGGTAAGCGTTACGACCGCTTGATGATGGGAATCCTAAGACCAGAATGGGAAACACACAATCAGATCCATACGGAGGGTAAACAAGTATGA
- a CDS encoding GNAT family N-acetyltransferase, with the protein MEIKVDDLSGVQVKALIAEHLQGMAADSPPESIHALNLDGLKEPEITFWCAWEGDDLLGCGAIKELDSEHAELKSMRTASAHLRKGVARKILAHIMEVAIDRGYKRISLETGSMDSFIPARKLYEDFGFEYCEPFADYVLDPNSTFMTRTI; encoded by the coding sequence ATGGAGATCAAAGTGGATGATTTGAGTGGAGTCCAAGTTAAGGCTTTAATTGCAGAGCACCTGCAAGGGATGGCAGCAGATTCGCCTCCAGAGAGTATTCATGCGTTGAATCTGGATGGACTCAAGGAGCCCGAAATTACTTTCTGGTGTGCTTGGGAAGGGGACGACTTGCTCGGCTGCGGGGCTATCAAAGAACTTGATTCAGAGCATGCAGAGTTGAAGTCAATGCGTACCGCTTCGGCTCATCTGAGAAAAGGCGTAGCGAGAAAAATTTTGGCTCATATTATGGAGGTTGCCATAGACCGTGGTTATAAGCGAATCAGTCTGGAGACGGGTTCAATGGATTCATTTATCCCGGCACGGAAGTTGTATGAAGATTTCGGATTTGAATATTGCGAACCATTCGCGGATTATGTATTGGACCCGAACAGCACGTTTATGACGAGAACAATTTAA
- a CDS encoding amino acid permease yields MTALQTFFTSGGLELAQTEGTLQKKLKPRHISFMAMGGVIGTGIFKGSAETIGLAGPGVIVTYIFAGLLLLVVMAAMAEMATVYKNKNMKDFVQEAFGSRVSFVMGWMYCFLWLSVCVIEVIAAGSFLQYWFSEVPLWMLSLACAAFIILVNLLSVGVFGEFEFWLAGIKIAMIIIFIFLGAGLIFGIIPSDNTPYLQNYTQAGGFFPNGWSSIFSALLVVMFSYGGSELIGLTLTETENAEKVMPKIVGNFMLRIILFFTLPILIICGLIPWNEIGPESSPFVQVLASTGLPGAAHIMNFILVTAVLSAANSGIYGASRMMHSMAVGGEAPKALSQTNRNGSPVNTLLVCSVVLLGGSLLGLFAQDQLFRVLLAVPGFVVILVWICIASSQLKLRKRYPVQPTFKVWGFPYITGVVVLCLSVIAVMFVFDEGNRFSISICLAVLALLIIWSLIRFRKTNGRTV; encoded by the coding sequence ATGACAGCATTACAGACGTTTTTTACATCAGGAGGACTTGAATTGGCTCAGACAGAAGGAACACTACAAAAAAAGCTTAAACCAAGACACATCAGTTTTATGGCTATGGGTGGTGTCATTGGAACGGGAATTTTCAAAGGCAGTGCAGAGACGATTGGACTCGCGGGTCCGGGCGTTATTGTCACATACATTTTTGCCGGATTATTGCTGCTGGTTGTTATGGCCGCGATGGCGGAGATGGCTACGGTGTACAAGAACAAAAATATGAAAGACTTCGTGCAGGAGGCATTTGGTAGCAGAGTATCTTTTGTTATGGGATGGATGTACTGCTTTCTATGGTTATCGGTGTGTGTCATTGAGGTGATTGCCGCCGGGAGTTTTTTGCAGTATTGGTTCAGTGAAGTACCGCTGTGGATGCTGAGTCTGGCTTGTGCGGCGTTCATTATACTGGTTAATCTGTTAAGTGTAGGTGTGTTCGGGGAATTTGAGTTTTGGCTGGCCGGGATCAAAATTGCCATGATCATTATTTTTATCTTCCTGGGTGCAGGATTGATCTTTGGAATTATCCCAAGTGACAACACCCCTTATCTGCAAAATTATACGCAAGCAGGCGGCTTCTTCCCGAACGGATGGTCTTCGATCTTCTCGGCACTGCTTGTGGTCATGTTCTCTTATGGAGGATCGGAGCTGATTGGTCTGACCCTGACCGAGACGGAAAATGCAGAAAAAGTGATGCCCAAAATCGTGGGCAATTTCATGCTCAGAATTATTCTGTTCTTCACCTTGCCGATTCTCATCATCTGTGGTCTTATCCCATGGAATGAGATCGGGCCGGAGAGCAGTCCATTTGTACAGGTGCTTGCATCCACGGGACTGCCGGGAGCAGCACACATAATGAACTTTATTTTGGTGACTGCCGTTCTGTCTGCTGCGAATTCAGGGATCTATGGTGCATCCCGGATGATGCACTCCATGGCAGTGGGCGGGGAAGCTCCGAAGGCATTGTCACAGACGAATCGCAACGGTAGCCCTGTTAACACACTTCTGGTGTGTTCAGTAGTTTTGCTCGGAGGTTCCTTGCTAGGCCTGTTCGCGCAGGATCAACTGTTCCGCGTATTGCTCGCAGTTCCGGGGTTTGTTGTAATCCTTGTGTGGATCTGTATTGCTTCATCACAGTTGAAATTGCGGAAGAGATATCCGGTTCAACCGACCTTCAAAGTTTGGGGATTCCCTTACATAACCGGAGTCGTTGTATTATGTCTTAGTGTGATTGCGGTGATGTTTGTATTCGATGAAGGTAATCGGTTCAGCATTAGCATCTGTCTTGCCGTGCTCGCGTTGCTGATTATCTGGTCCCTGATTCGATTCAGGAAGACGAATGGACGAACAGTTTAG
- a CDS encoding methyl-accepting chemotaxis protein has protein sequence MIGFFRKRLVVRIVAVVTLVITIIAIGSMLLQVANMKLAAQEAISSYNIQIAQSYVNQLDTASYAEFAKDPKENDEFLKIRDELDDFRVSIGAMYVYFVKIDDKGTPLIMVDGMKDVDKASPINEVTDVPQEAVQKLLQGQTASSSIINNEEYGDYISSYAPMLDSNGAVTGVIGIDTAVSVIGSIESDIMKSSIPFYALLLLITLIGIAVVTWFIVRGLRPLQPLKASVEKMAQGELADANQILTSYRLRSQDEIGTTYQAMIHMSGNLNKIVSNMVEGVAVTTGILSESTKEFNRSTEEMLEMGKTVDQSVEQIRQGAHTQKQGASDSANAMEEIAKGITDISESSMIVSDAATSALSTAESGKQSMTMMKTQMESISNVSSEVVAMVQVLNNYSQEIGGALHTVRDFASQTKLLALNASIEAAHAGEHGKGFAVVADEVRKLAEASSTSMERISDLLLRIQQESQQIGSQMGVTATEIGQGVTITAEAEQAFAHVVDAFQLVTSRIQEVSAAAEEISAGSEEAAASVNTISQISAGVSDHSDEIYRLMREQSAMFNRVAQTSTMLEQQTNEMSEAVRKVKV, from the coding sequence ATGATTGGTTTTTTTAGAAAACGTTTGGTTGTGCGCATTGTTGCAGTAGTTACACTGGTCATTACGATTATAGCCATTGGTAGCATGTTGTTACAGGTGGCCAATATGAAACTAGCTGCGCAGGAGGCCATTTCGAGTTACAACATCCAGATTGCTCAGAGTTATGTGAATCAGCTGGATACAGCATCTTATGCCGAGTTTGCCAAGGACCCCAAGGAGAATGACGAATTCTTGAAGATTCGTGATGAACTGGATGACTTTCGCGTAAGCATTGGTGCAATGTATGTGTATTTCGTCAAAATAGATGACAAAGGTACGCCACTTATTATGGTGGATGGCATGAAGGATGTAGATAAAGCCTCACCGATTAATGAAGTTACGGATGTCCCTCAGGAGGCTGTGCAGAAGCTGTTACAGGGGCAAACAGCCAGTTCTTCGATCATTAACAATGAGGAGTATGGTGACTATATTTCCTCATACGCTCCCATGCTGGATAGTAATGGCGCTGTAACAGGTGTAATTGGTATCGATACGGCGGTATCGGTAATCGGAAGCATTGAATCGGATATTATGAAATCGAGTATTCCCTTCTATGCCTTATTGCTACTAATTACACTTATAGGCATTGCTGTTGTCACGTGGTTTATCGTAAGAGGACTGCGACCACTTCAACCGCTGAAGGCGAGTGTGGAAAAAATGGCACAGGGTGAGCTTGCAGACGCGAATCAAATTTTGACGTCGTATCGTTTGCGCAGCCAAGATGAGATTGGAACCACATATCAAGCGATGATACATATGTCCGGGAACTTGAATAAGATTGTGAGTAACATGGTTGAAGGCGTAGCAGTAACCACAGGTATTTTATCAGAATCAACGAAGGAATTTAATCGCAGTACCGAAGAGATGCTTGAGATGGGCAAGACGGTTGATCAATCTGTCGAACAGATTAGGCAGGGTGCACATACGCAGAAGCAGGGTGCAAGCGATAGCGCGAATGCGATGGAAGAGATTGCAAAAGGCATAACGGATATTTCCGAATCCTCGATGATTGTATCGGATGCAGCAACAAGTGCGCTTTCTACGGCGGAGTCCGGTAAACAGAGCATGACAATGATGAAAACACAGATGGAGAGCATCTCAAATGTCTCAAGTGAAGTTGTAGCGATGGTCCAGGTGCTGAACAACTACTCCCAGGAAATTGGTGGTGCGCTGCATACGGTTCGTGATTTTGCGAGTCAGACGAAGCTGCTTGCGCTTAATGCATCCATAGAGGCAGCACATGCAGGAGAACACGGCAAAGGTTTTGCGGTTGTGGCGGATGAAGTTCGGAAGCTTGCTGAGGCCTCAAGCACATCCATGGAACGGATCTCCGACTTGCTGCTTCGTATTCAACAAGAATCACAGCAAATTGGCTCACAGATGGGGGTTACTGCAACCGAGATTGGACAAGGTGTTACGATTACCGCAGAAGCGGAGCAAGCTTTCGCTCATGTAGTTGATGCGTTCCAACTGGTGACCAGCCGCATTCAGGAAGTCTCCGCTGCAGCAGAGGAAATCTCGGCAGGATCGGAAGAGGCTGCAGCCTCCGTCAATACGATCTCGCAGATATCAGCCGGGGTGTCGGATCATTCGGATGAAATCTATCGCTTGATGCGTGAACAGTCGGCTATGTTCAACAGGGTGGCGCAGACCTCCACCATGCTGGAGCAGCAGACGAACGAGATGAGTGAAGCCGTACGTAAAGTTAAAGTATAG
- a CDS encoding LysR family transcriptional regulator — protein MNLEQLEYVVEIAKTQSFSAASEHLHVTQSAISQSVHRLEKELGIILFERSRQGTHPTPEGKQFIAKALDILQRIDELKSLNAEASSLSGELHVATFPSVMPYLVQSAADMKREHPQLNISIEEKGSMEIIEDIRNNKTHLGFIAIYAKQLREFDGLHFSPMYSGKLVVGTHHLSELAKHSRVTPDQLKEHKLALYRDGFIEDFIKEFTYDHGSLSILFKTNNSEAINMVLRNDIAATIGHDFSFHQNPLWKEGLVKMVEIAGIDQPKMQIGFVQTESKESAVAAERFAQRFRQAIELDQLKI, from the coding sequence ATGAATCTGGAACAGCTCGAATATGTCGTTGAAATTGCGAAAACGCAATCATTCTCCGCCGCCTCGGAGCATCTACATGTCACACAATCGGCGATCAGCCAGTCGGTTCATCGTCTGGAGAAAGAATTGGGTATCATCCTGTTCGAACGCTCGCGGCAGGGAACTCATCCCACTCCCGAAGGCAAACAATTCATTGCCAAGGCACTGGACATTTTGCAGCGAATTGATGAATTAAAATCCCTGAACGCAGAAGCCTCCTCACTTAGCGGAGAGCTTCATGTGGCTACTTTTCCAAGTGTCATGCCCTATCTTGTCCAGTCTGCTGCGGATATGAAGCGTGAGCACCCGCAACTTAACATCTCCATTGAAGAGAAAGGGTCCATGGAAATTATCGAGGATATTCGCAATAACAAAACCCATCTGGGCTTTATCGCGATCTATGCCAAACAATTGCGGGAATTCGATGGACTTCACTTCAGTCCCATGTACTCGGGCAAGCTGGTAGTTGGTACTCATCACCTGTCTGAACTTGCCAAGCACAGCCGCGTTACACCGGATCAATTAAAAGAACACAAGCTGGCACTGTATCGAGATGGTTTCATCGAAGACTTCATAAAGGAATTCACCTATGATCATGGATCTCTGTCCATTCTGTTTAAAACAAATAATTCAGAAGCCATCAACATGGTGTTAAGAAACGATATTGCCGCCACGATTGGTCACGACTTTTCCTTTCACCAGAATCCATTATGGAAAGAAGGTCTGGTGAAGATGGTAGAGATCGCTGGAATCGATCAACCCAAAATGCAAATTGGCTTCGTGCAGACGGAGTCCAAGGAGTCCGCCGTAGCTGCAGAACGATTCGCCCAACGCTTCAGACAGGCGATAGAGCTGGATCAATTAAAAATTTAA
- a CDS encoding 2,3-butanediol dehydrogenase, translating to MKAAVWYGHKDVRVEEREVPVAQAGQVKIKVEYAGICGSDLHAYHHGVGIQEGENHPLSGQKAPLTLGHEFAGTVSQLGNNVSGISVGDRVVVEPLYHCGKCEYCIQGRYNQCTQFGFVGLNGDGGFAEYVVVEAYMVHPIPDNVTFEEGALVEPTAVAFHAVRHSKLKVGNKVAVYGAGPIGLLTILSAKAAGASEIYAVDVFEERLDLAGKLGAIPVNSAKVNATEVILQQSGGIDVAYEAAGVQPTMDSAIAVVKKGGEVVVIAAIPNPLQVNFFDLLIKEANLTATLAYRHIFPEVISLIAEGALDVKQVITKKIKLDDIVQEGLELLMSDKSHAKILVEIGG from the coding sequence ATGAAAGCAGCAGTATGGTACGGCCATAAAGACGTTCGTGTAGAAGAACGGGAGGTTCCGGTTGCTCAAGCGGGTCAGGTCAAAATCAAAGTGGAATACGCGGGGATCTGCGGCAGTGACTTGCATGCCTATCATCATGGTGTGGGGATTCAAGAAGGCGAGAATCATCCGCTCTCAGGACAGAAAGCACCGCTGACATTGGGTCATGAATTTGCAGGAACCGTGAGTCAATTGGGGAATAATGTAAGCGGTATCAGTGTAGGGGATCGAGTCGTGGTAGAGCCGTTGTACCATTGTGGAAAATGTGAGTACTGTATCCAGGGTCGTTACAACCAATGTACTCAATTTGGATTCGTTGGACTGAATGGTGATGGTGGTTTTGCGGAGTACGTTGTTGTTGAAGCATACATGGTTCACCCCATACCGGATAACGTAACTTTCGAAGAAGGCGCGCTCGTTGAGCCCACGGCAGTAGCCTTTCACGCGGTTCGTCATAGCAAGCTGAAAGTGGGAAACAAGGTAGCTGTATACGGAGCCGGTCCAATTGGATTATTGACGATTCTGTCAGCCAAAGCAGCAGGAGCCTCTGAAATCTATGCAGTCGATGTTTTTGAGGAACGTCTCGACCTGGCAGGCAAGCTGGGAGCGATTCCGGTGAACAGTGCCAAAGTTAATGCAACAGAGGTGATCTTGCAGCAATCGGGCGGCATTGATGTGGCTTATGAAGCAGCGGGTGTGCAACCAACGATGGATAGCGCCATTGCGGTTGTCAAAAAAGGTGGAGAAGTTGTTGTCATCGCTGCGATACCCAATCCGCTTCAAGTGAACTTCTTCGATCTTCTGATCAAAGAAGCGAATCTAACGGCAACGCTGGCATATCGCCACATTTTTCCTGAAGTGATTTCATTGATTGCTGAAGGGGCGCTCGATGTGAAACAGGTCATCACCAAGAAAATCAAACTGGATGACATCGTACAGGAAGGACTTGAGCTGCTGATGAGCGACAAGAGCCATGCGAAGATTTTGGTAGAGATTGGCGGCTAA
- a CDS encoding GNAT family N-acetyltransferase: MTTAAVTIHPATETDHPEIVDILVASYAEYRETFEQNERWEAYLKDIRESVVNPYLTQLWIAKIDDQIVGTVQLFETARKAYPNFELPIDYPFIRLLGVDPKWRGHGIARELLQQCVESAKDMGKNTVYLYTGGQMVNAIRLYERFGFTEDEEFSSESSEGKAICYRYDS; encoded by the coding sequence ATGACAACGGCTGCCGTTACGATTCACCCTGCCACAGAAACGGACCATCCAGAGATTGTAGATATCCTTGTTGCAAGTTACGCCGAGTATCGGGAGACTTTTGAACAAAATGAACGATGGGAGGCCTACCTCAAAGATATTAGAGAGTCTGTGGTTAATCCGTACCTGACACAATTATGGATCGCCAAGATTGATGATCAGATTGTCGGTACAGTCCAATTATTCGAAACAGCACGCAAGGCTTATCCAAACTTTGAATTGCCGATCGATTATCCGTTTATTCGGCTGTTGGGTGTTGATCCAAAATGGAGAGGTCATGGGATCGCCAGAGAATTGCTCCAGCAATGCGTAGAATCTGCCAAGGACATGGGCAAAAATACGGTGTATTTATATACGGGCGGTCAGATGGTCAATGCCATCCGTTTATATGAGCGTTTTGGATTTACAGAGGATGAGGAATTCAGCTCCGAGAGTAGCGAGGGCAAGGCGATCTGTTACCGTTATGATTCCTAG